Genomic segment of Lentimicrobium sp. L6:
ATACTCACCTTACTCGTTGGCAAGCTCACTATGCTCATATCAGTTGCTTTGATAGCGGTGCTTTTATTTTTATTGATGAAAAAAGTACGTAAAAATATCCTCAGCCTTTTAGCTATTTTGGTTTTGGTGGGTGGATTTATCTTCTCTATAGATTATGCCTTCGAAAACATCCTCCAAGAGCACCAAAAGACAAGGATCGAAGTTCTATTGGGAATGAAAACGGATTATCGGGGAGCTGGGTATAATGTTCATCAATCATTGATCGCTATAGGTTCTGGAGGACCAACTGGAAAAGGATTTCTTCAAGGAACCCAAACCAAATATAATTTTGTTCCTGAGCAAAGCACCGATTTTATCTTTTGTACAGTTGGCGAAGAGTGGGGGTTTTTGGGGACCGCAACGGTAGTGATTCTGTTTTTATTTTTGCTTATTCGGATTATCATTGTCGCAGAACGACAACGTTCCTCCTTTAGCCGGATTTATGGATATGGGGTAGCATCAATACTATTCTTTCACTTCTCCATTAATATCGCCATGACCATTGGCTTGGCGCCAGTGATTGGTATTCCTCTTCCTTTCTTTAGCTATGGGGGATCTTCCCTTTGGTCTTTTACTGTGCTACTATTTATTTTTATTAAAATGGATTCTTATAGATTGGAGTTATTGTAAAAGATAGTGCTTAAAATACTTAGAGTTTAAAGTAAATAAAGTTTAAAGTGTTTTAAGTGAGTAGTTTCCCGACTAATAAGAGCGCCTTTAGGGCATGGAAATAAGGAGTGGCATTTCCCAATTTCTTTGCTGGCCTTTGTGAGAAATTCTTAGTGTCATTCATTTGCGTGGAATACTATCAATTATGTAACATTTACTACTTGAATTTATTTGATCAAAAAATGCCCAAGGAAATATATTCCTCAGGCATTATGGAGATATTTAAAAGAAGTATTATTTCTTCAAATGTCCATCAATATAAAGATACATTTTCTCTAAAAGGTGAGCTCTATCAATACCTCTTACATTATGTTCTGATCTAGGATATACAAAATAGTCGACTTGCTTTTTCTCTTTAATGGCTTTCTGAACAAATGCTAAACTATGCTGCCAAACCACTGTTGGGTCAATGGCTCCATGAATAATTAGTAAATGGTCTTCCAGTTGATTTGCTTTCTCTAACAGATTAGCGTTTTTATAACCTTCAGGGTTTTGTTCTGGAGTATCCATATATCTTTCGCCATACATAATTTCGTAATACTGCCAATCGATTACCGGTCCGCCAGCCACTCCAGCTTTAAATAGGCCAGGGTTTGAGAGCATCAAATTAGTGGTCATAAACCCACCATAACTCCAACCTTGAATTCCCATTCTGTCACCATCAACAAAGTCTTGCTCCAATAAAAAATCAACACCCGCAAGTTGATCCTCCATCTCATATTTTCCTAGTTTCCTGTGGATGGCAGTTTCAAAAGCAAAGCCACGATTTGGTGTTCCCCTATTGTCTAAAGTGAAAACCACATAGCCTTTTTGTGCCATTAGTTGCATAAATATATTGGATCCACCCATCCAGCTATCTGTAACTAGTTGAGCGTGTGGACCACCATATACATAATAGAAAACAGGATATTCTACAGCGGTGTCAAAATTTGCAGGTTTAATCATTCTATAATGAAGCTCAATGCCCTCCTCATTTTCAATAATACCTAAAGTGGTTTCACCTAAGCTATAATCTTTCAGAGGATTCTCATCTCTTAATAACTCGTAAACTTCTTTGCCTTTGGTATTTCTTAAGGTATATACTTTGGCTACATCAGTTGATGAGTAGCTGTCAATAAAGAATTGCATGTTTGGACTAAAAACAGCATTGTGAGTACCGTGCTCTTTGGTAAGTTTTTTAACTTTCTTCGATTTAATGTTTACGCTATAAATATGCTTTTGAATTGGGCTTTCTTTAGTACTAGAGAAGAATACATTCTTTCCCGATTCATCGAAACCCAAAAATTCATTCACCATCCATTCGCCTTGGGTTAAAGCTACTTCTTCCAGTGGTTGTCCGTTGGTTTTATAGATATACATATGCATCCAGCCGTTACGCTCCGAGAACCAAATAAACTCGTCCTTCTTGTCTTTCAAAAAATACATAGGGAATTCTGGTTCTACCCAAGTGGTAGCTTCCTCCTCCAAAATAGTATGAACAAAACTACCATCCTCGGCATTATACTTATTCAACCAAATATGATTCTGGTCTCTATTCAAAACGGTGATATAGATATATTTTTCTTCAGGCCCCCAAGTGATACTAGTCAAATAATGGTCAACAGAATCGCCAGTTTGTACAAATAGTGTTTCTTGAGTATTTAAATTGAAGATGCCCAGCTTTACAACTTCATTTTTCATTCCAGCCATAGGGTACTTGATATTATTAACTTCGGCTTCACGAGCGGTAATATCAACCAAAGGATAATCTTTCACCATAGTTTGGTCGTTTCTATAAAATGCCAATGCATTTCCTTTTGGTGACCAGAATATACCATTAGTTATTCCGAATTCGCTTCTGTGAACACTTTGACCATTAACTATACCATTAACACTATCATTGGTAACGGTAATTTTTTCACTTTGTTTAGCAATGAAAAGGTTGTTTCCTAAAGTATAGGCCAAATCATTATTTACAGAAAATTGTGAGTTTTCAGCACCTTCTTCCCATGTATTAAGCTTTTCTAAAACTTTAGTTTTGGTATTAAATTTCAATAACATGTTTTCGTGATTGAAAGTTATCTCATTTTTCTCAGTCCATGAAAACCCTGGAATTCTACTTAGCTTTAATGAATCTTCTCCAAGCGCTAAGTCTGCAAAATCGGCAAGACTTAATATGGTATCAGCTTTTGCTTGATCACTAATGGAGCGGAGAACTATTTTCCC
This window contains:
- a CDS encoding DPP IV N-terminal domain-containing protein — protein: MKRLSFILLGILILMASSLWAQDKVLTFEDAIYQNRNILPKRLSSLSWQSNSQNFSYKENGKIVLRSISDQAKADTILSLADFADLALGEDSLKLSRIPGFSWTEKNEITFNHENMLLKFNTKTKVLEKLNTWEEGAENSQFSVNNDLAYTLGNNLFIAKQSEKITVTNDSVNGIVNGQSVHRSEFGITNGIFWSPKGNALAFYRNDQTMVKDYPLVDITAREAEVNNIKYPMAGMKNEVVKLGIFNLNTQETLFVQTGDSVDHYLTSITWGPEEKYIYITVLNRDQNHIWLNKYNAEDGSFVHTILEEEATTWVEPEFPMYFLKDKKDEFIWFSERNGWMHMYIYKTNGQPLEEVALTQGEWMVNEFLGFDESGKNVFFSSTKESPIQKHIYSVNIKSKKVKKLTKEHGTHNAVFSPNMQFFIDSYSSTDVAKVYTLRNTKGKEVYELLRDENPLKDYSLGETTLGIIENEEGIELHYRMIKPANFDTAVEYPVFYYVYGGPHAQLVTDSWMGGSNIFMQLMAQKGYVVFTLDNRGTPNRGFAFETAIHRKLGKYEMEDQLAGVDFLLEQDFVDGDRMGIQGWSYGGFMTTNLMLSNPGLFKAGVAGGPVIDWQYYEIMYGERYMDTPEQNPEGYKNANLLEKANQLEDHLLIIHGAIDPTVVWQHSLAFVQKAIKEKKQVDYFVYPRSEHNVRGIDRAHLLEKMYLYIDGHLKK
- the rodA gene encoding rod shape-determining protein RodA, producing ILTLLVGKLTMLISVALIAVLLFLLMKKVRKNILSLLAILVLVGGFIFSIDYAFENILQEHQKTRIEVLLGMKTDYRGAGYNVHQSLIAIGSGGPTGKGFLQGTQTKYNFVPEQSTDFIFCTVGEEWGFLGTATVVILFLFLLIRIIIVAERQRSSFSRIYGYGVASILFFHFSINIAMTIGLAPVIGIPLPFFSYGGSSLWSFTVLLFIFIKMDSYRLELL